In Natronomonas halophila, one DNA window encodes the following:
- a CDS encoding alpha/beta hydrolase: MSESIVVPSDRDVRGTLDTPESDTCVVACPPHPQMGGSRTDSRLQAVSDALDCACLRFDYGAWDEGRGELVDTRDAYAWARDRYDRVGLFGYSFGGCLALVAAARESDAGTPPFAVAALAPAASLTEDIDAVAAIDDIDCPVGIVYGERDTTVDAAAVAERVGATGGMVEAIGADHFFVGQTVKVADTIANLLI; the protein is encoded by the coding sequence ATGAGCGAGTCAATCGTCGTCCCCTCGGACCGTGATGTGCGCGGGACGCTGGATACACCGGAGAGCGACACCTGCGTCGTCGCCTGTCCGCCGCATCCACAGATGGGCGGCAGTCGCACCGATTCGCGGTTGCAGGCGGTCAGCGACGCGCTGGACTGTGCCTGTCTCCGCTTCGATTACGGCGCGTGGGACGAGGGTCGCGGCGAACTGGTCGACACCAGGGACGCCTACGCGTGGGCGCGGGACCGATACGACCGGGTGGGCCTGTTCGGCTACAGTTTCGGCGGTTGTCTCGCGCTGGTGGCGGCGGCCCGCGAGAGCGATGCGGGGACCCCACCCTTTGCCGTGGCCGCGCTCGCGCCCGCGGCCAGCCTCACCGAGGACATCGATGCCGTCGCGGCCATCGACGATATCGACTGTCCGGTCGGTATCGTCTACGGCGAGCGGGACACCACCGTCGACGCGGCGGCCGTCGCAGAGCGAGTGGGCGCCACCGGGGGGATGGTCGAAGCCATCGGAGCCGACCACTTCTTCGTCGGTCAAACAGTCAAAGTCGCCGACACGATAGCGAATTTGCTTATTTAG
- a CDS encoding PspA/IM30 family protein: MGILSRASYVIRSKVNAVLNRAEDPHETLDYSYEQLRDELQNVKQGIADLTTQKKRLEIQKRRLEENVDKHNQQARQAVEQGRDDLARKALEKKKQKMSQIEDLEAQIADLQNTQDNLVEKKNELQSQIQQFRTEKETMKARHDAAEASARVSEAMTGAGDEMENINRSIERAREQTEEMEARSAAMDELEESGAFESALSDGDDIDKELEEMRREGEVEAELETLKSETGTDGDTEAAASEAEPDTDTPSADPDIEAELEELKEEDEDKEE, encoded by the coding sequence ATGGGTATCCTCTCGCGGGCCTCCTACGTCATCCGGTCGAAAGTAAACGCCGTCCTGAACCGTGCGGAAGACCCCCACGAGACGCTCGATTACTCCTACGAGCAATTACGGGACGAACTACAGAACGTCAAGCAGGGCATCGCCGATTTGACGACACAGAAAAAACGGCTGGAAATCCAGAAGCGTCGCCTCGAAGAAAACGTCGACAAGCACAACCAGCAGGCCAGACAGGCCGTCGAGCAGGGCCGTGACGACCTCGCGCGGAAGGCCCTCGAAAAGAAGAAACAGAAGATGTCCCAGATAGAGGACCTGGAGGCCCAGATTGCGGACCTCCAGAACACGCAGGACAATCTCGTCGAGAAGAAGAACGAACTCCAGAGCCAGATTCAGCAGTTCCGAACCGAGAAGGAGACGATGAAGGCCCGCCACGACGCCGCCGAAGCAAGCGCCCGCGTCAGCGAGGCCATGACCGGCGCCGGCGACGAGATGGAGAACATCAACCGCTCCATCGAACGCGCTCGCGAGCAGACCGAGGAGATGGAAGCCCGGTCGGCCGCGATGGACGAACTCGAGGAAAGCGGCGCCTTCGAGAGCGCGCTCTCGGACGGGGACGACATCGACAAGGAACTCGAAGAGATGCGCCGCGAGGGCGAAGTCGAGGCCGAACTGGAGACGCTGAAGTCCGAAACCGGGACGGACGGCGACACCGAGGCCGCAGCATCCGAAGCCGAACCGGACACCGACACCCCCTCCGCGGACCCCGACATCGAGGCCGAACTCGAGGAACTCAAAGAGGAAGACGAGGACAAAGAGGAGTAG
- a CDS encoding acyl-CoA thioesterase: MSGANFQHELVAGSRDVGNEHVDNTVFPAYIAQVREAFLRETVPRFEEYGRPVARLELDYHAELFAGDRIVGEIEVLDIGTTSLTTEVTLWRGEEKAATGKTIQVIVGEADEPIPVPEDWRAALRETATLSA; encoded by the coding sequence ATGTCGGGCGCGAATTTCCAGCACGAACTCGTCGCCGGGAGTCGCGACGTCGGCAACGAGCACGTCGACAACACCGTCTTCCCGGCCTATATCGCGCAGGTCCGGGAGGCGTTCCTCCGGGAGACGGTCCCCCGGTTCGAGGAGTACGGTCGGCCGGTCGCTCGACTCGAACTCGACTACCACGCCGAACTGTTCGCCGGCGACCGTATCGTCGGCGAAATCGAGGTGCTCGATATCGGGACGACGAGCCTCACGACCGAAGTGACGCTGTGGCGCGGCGAGGAGAAAGCCGCGACCGGAAAAACGATTCAGGTCATCGTCGGGGAGGCCGACGAACCGATACCGGTGCCCGAAGACTGGCGGGCGGCGTTGCGGGAAACGGCGACGCTGTCGGCGTAA
- the thrS gene encoding threonine--tRNA ligase: protein MSDIVVTLPDGSELELEEGSTVEDAAYEIGPGLGKDTVAGVVDGDLVSKYDELDDGAELVIVTDQSDEYLQVLRHSAAHVFAQALQRIHPEAKLAIGPPTEDGFYYDVTNVDLDADDLEDIEAEMYDIIEADYDIERVERSHEEALDIYDDNDYKQEILQEEASGEETVTFYVQDDWQDLCQGPHVESTGEIGAVELLNIASAYWRGDEENEQLTRVYGTAFESEKDLETFLERRQEAKKRDHRKLGQELDLFSIPDVTGPGLPLYHPNGKRILRELEQFVDQLNDDEGYEFVETPHLFRTELWKKSGHYDNYVDDMFLLDVNEEEYGLKPMNCPGHATIFDQGNWSYRDLPVRYAENGKVYRKEQRGELSGLSRVWAFTIDDGHLFVKPESIEREVNTIMEQINEVLETFDLDYEVALATRPEKSVGSDEIWEQAENQLRSVLQDSGMDYDIESGDGAFYGPKIDFAFEDALGRKWDGPTVQLDFNMPERFDLSYTGEDNEEHRPVMIHRALYGSYERFFMVLVEHFNGNFPTWLAPEQVRILPVSDDNIGYAKQLKNRYLGDFRVEIEDRSWTVGKKIQTAHDDRVPYMLVVGDDEEEAGTVSVRDRFENEAKDVEVEAFREHLESEVDDKRVEPDFIDE from the coding sequence ATGAGCGATATCGTTGTCACGCTGCCGGACGGCTCCGAACTCGAACTCGAGGAGGGGTCGACCGTCGAGGACGCGGCCTACGAAATCGGACCGGGCCTCGGCAAGGACACCGTCGCGGGCGTCGTCGACGGCGACCTCGTCTCGAAATACGACGAACTCGACGACGGCGCGGAACTCGTCATCGTCACCGACCAGAGCGACGAATACCTGCAGGTACTGCGCCACTCCGCGGCCCACGTCTTCGCGCAGGCCCTCCAGCGCATCCACCCCGAAGCGAAACTCGCCATCGGCCCGCCGACCGAGGACGGCTTCTACTACGACGTGACGAACGTCGACCTCGACGCCGACGACCTCGAGGACATCGAGGCCGAGATGTACGACATCATCGAGGCCGACTACGACATCGAGCGCGTCGAGCGCTCCCACGAGGAGGCCCTCGATATCTACGACGATAACGACTACAAGCAGGAGATCCTCCAGGAGGAGGCCAGCGGCGAGGAGACCGTCACCTTCTACGTGCAGGACGACTGGCAGGACCTCTGTCAGGGCCCCCACGTCGAATCGACGGGCGAAATCGGCGCCGTCGAACTGCTCAACATCGCCTCAGCCTACTGGCGCGGCGACGAGGAAAACGAACAGTTGACCCGCGTCTACGGGACGGCCTTCGAGAGCGAGAAGGACCTCGAGACGTTCCTCGAACGACGGCAGGAGGCCAAGAAGCGCGACCACCGGAAACTCGGCCAGGAACTCGACCTGTTCTCGATTCCCGACGTGACGGGGCCCGGTCTCCCGCTGTATCACCCCAACGGCAAGCGCATCCTCCGGGAACTGGAGCAGTTCGTCGACCAACTGAACGACGACGAGGGCTACGAGTTCGTCGAGACGCCGCATCTCTTCCGGACGGAACTCTGGAAGAAGTCCGGCCACTACGACAACTACGTCGACGACATGTTCCTCCTCGACGTCAACGAGGAGGAATACGGCCTCAAGCCGATGAACTGCCCCGGTCACGCGACCATCTTCGACCAGGGCAACTGGTCCTACCGCGACCTGCCGGTTCGCTACGCCGAGAACGGGAAGGTCTACCGCAAGGAACAGCGCGGCGAACTCTCGGGGCTCTCGCGAGTCTGGGCGTTCACCATCGACGACGGCCACCTGTTCGTCAAGCCGGAATCGATCGAGCGGGAGGTCAACACCATCATGGAGCAAATTAACGAGGTCCTCGAAACGTTCGACCTCGATTACGAGGTGGCCCTCGCGACGCGCCCCGAGAAGTCCGTCGGCAGCGACGAAATCTGGGAGCAGGCCGAAAACCAGCTCCGTTCGGTCCTCCAGGACAGCGGCATGGACTACGACATCGAGTCGGGCGACGGCGCCTTTTACGGCCCGAAAATCGACTTCGCCTTCGAGGACGCGCTTGGGCGCAAGTGGGACGGCCCGACGGTCCAACTCGACTTCAACATGCCCGAGCGGTTCGACCTCTCGTATACGGGCGAGGACAACGAGGAACACCGCCCGGTCATGATTCACCGCGCGCTCTACGGCAGTTACGAGCGCTTCTTCATGGTGCTCGTCGAGCACTTCAACGGCAACTTCCCGACGTGGCTGGCGCCCGAGCAAGTGCGCATCCTGCCCGTCTCCGACGACAACATCGGCTACGCCAAGCAACTCAAGAACCGCTACCTCGGCGACTTCCGCGTCGAAATCGAGGACCGCTCGTGGACGGTCGGAAAGAAGATTCAGACCGCCCACGACGACCGCGTGCCCTACATGCTCGTCGTCGGCGACGACGAGGAGGAAGCAGGCACCGTCTCGGTCCGGGACCGCTTCGAGAACGAGGCAAAGGACGTGGAAGTCGAGGCCTTCCGCGAGCACCTCGAATCGGAAGTCGACGACAAGCGGGTTGAACCCGACTTCATCGACGAATAA
- a CDS encoding ribose 1,5-bisphosphate isomerase: MVDSSGLHPELERTADDIAEMEIRGAATIADAAAAALGAQAADSDAETPEAFRREMRDAARRLHETRPTAVSLPNALRYVLTGMEGETVAELRKSVEEQAARFRADLDAAQDRLGRIGAGRLNDGDVVMTHCHSTDALACIEAAVEDGTDLEAIVKETRPRNQGHITAERLSELGVPVTLIVDNAAHRFMNDVDHLLVGADSIAADGSVVNKIGTAGLAVSARDRGVPVMVAAQSIKLHPRTLTGAAVEIEQRDAMEVIDDETREEVGDIDVANPAFDVTPPRHVDAIVTEHGQFPPESVVVLMRELFGESVEEPWSE; this comes from the coding sequence ATGGTCGATTCCTCGGGGCTTCACCCCGAACTCGAACGGACGGCCGACGACATCGCCGAGATGGAAATCCGAGGCGCGGCCACCATCGCCGACGCGGCAGCGGCGGCCCTCGGCGCACAGGCCGCCGATAGCGATGCCGAAACCCCCGAGGCGTTCCGAAGGGAAATGCGCGATGCGGCCCGTCGGCTTCACGAGACCCGGCCGACTGCGGTTAGCCTCCCGAACGCGCTCCGATACGTCCTTACGGGCATGGAGGGAGAGACAGTAGCCGAACTCCGGAAATCGGTCGAGGAACAGGCAGCGCGATTCCGCGCGGACCTCGACGCCGCACAGGACCGCCTCGGCCGCATCGGCGCCGGCCGCCTCAACGACGGCGACGTGGTGATGACCCACTGTCACTCGACGGACGCCTTGGCCTGTATCGAGGCTGCCGTCGAGGACGGCACCGACCTCGAAGCTATCGTCAAGGAGACGCGCCCGCGCAATCAGGGTCATATCACCGCCGAACGCCTCTCTGAGTTAGGCGTGCCGGTCACGCTCATCGTCGACAACGCCGCCCACCGATTTATGAACGACGTCGACCACCTGCTTGTCGGCGCCGACAGCATCGCCGCCGACGGCAGCGTCGTCAACAAGATCGGAACCGCCGGCCTCGCCGTCTCGGCCCGTGACCGTGGCGTCCCCGTCATGGTCGCCGCCCAATCCATCAAACTCCATCCACGGACGCTGACCGGTGCGGCCGTCGAAATCGAACAGCGGGACGCCATGGAGGTCATCGACGACGAAACACGCGAGGAAGTGGGCGACATCGACGTGGCGAACCCGGCCTTCGACGTGACTCCACCCCGTCACGTCGACGCCATCGTCACCGAGCACGGGCAGTTCCCGCCCGAAAGCGTGGTCGTGCTGATGCGGGAGTTGTTCGGCGAAAGCGTCGAGGAGCCGTGGAGCGAGTAA
- the deoC gene encoding deoxyribose-phosphate aldolase has product MDRAEFAARIDHTVLGPETTWSDVEQVLDAAAEHGMNACIPPCYVAEAAEYAPDVTLVTVCGFPHGQEAPGAKEDEAERAWEDGADEIDVVLNVGRLHDADGDAIADELERVVAAVPLPVKVIVEAPLLGVGELRTACELAEDAGAAFVKTATGFSDGGATVEDVEIMAEYLPVKASGGIGSFEEAVGMLEAGAERIGASSGVEIVDGYDAEAF; this is encoded by the coding sequence ATGGACCGCGCCGAGTTCGCCGCGCGTATCGACCACACCGTTCTCGGGCCGGAGACCACCTGGAGCGACGTCGAACAGGTCCTCGATGCCGCGGCCGAGCACGGGATGAACGCGTGTATCCCGCCGTGTTACGTCGCCGAGGCCGCCGAATACGCCCCGGACGTCACTCTCGTCACCGTCTGTGGGTTCCCCCACGGACAGGAGGCGCCGGGTGCCAAGGAAGACGAGGCCGAGCGCGCGTGGGAAGATGGCGCCGACGAGATAGATGTGGTCCTCAACGTCGGCCGTCTCCACGACGCCGACGGCGACGCCATCGCGGACGAACTCGAACGCGTCGTCGCGGCAGTTCCCTTGCCGGTGAAAGTCATCGTCGAGGCGCCGCTGCTCGGGGTTGGCGAACTCCGAACCGCCTGCGAACTCGCTGAAGACGCGGGCGCGGCGTTCGTCAAGACTGCAACCGGCTTCTCGGACGGTGGTGCGACCGTCGAAGACGTCGAAATCATGGCCGAATACCTCCCGGTCAAGGCCAGCGGCGGCATCGGGAGTTTCGAGGAAGCCGTCGGGATGCTCGAAGCGGGCGCGGAGCGTATCGGCGCCTCCTCGGGCGTCGAAATCGTCGACGGCTACGACGCCGAGGCGTTCTGA
- a CDS encoding PQQ-binding-like beta-propeller repeat protein, whose product MPSRRRLLCGFGSLAAAGLAGCTDGPSGNDVSPGTETDTEWPQPGGTDRFDCYRADAAAPREAPDERWAVPSIWPAGRPIVASGRVMLPTQGGLVAYDVTSGDEQWRFGFGEDGPDLRTPPIVVDGLAYLGTRTGLVAVNVTDGTEAWTVEFETSATAPPVVGIDRERLAVGTDFGLVGLDMDGEQLWRRETFTEVTALASWGDVLYAGTSGGELFAYAGMGDPNGMWRRQLDGRVVQVTLLDGDGIVVSVFGGPTTRRDDTAAGAERWSHDTGSHGFVVAGDTYAVGGGLTAVHTRTGERRWTVDDRLRAPPAGAGDTVYTGGDGFVAGYAMGGGTGVGEYRVNTERWRHEVDGTVTTGLAVADGAVFAAAMNDDGDVTLYALE is encoded by the coding sequence ATGCCCTCCAGACGACGCCTTCTCTGCGGTTTCGGGAGCCTCGCGGCAGCGGGGCTTGCCGGCTGTACCGACGGTCCGTCCGGGAACGACGTTTCCCCTGGAACCGAGACCGACACCGAATGGCCCCAACCCGGCGGTACCGACCGCTTCGATTGCTACCGCGCCGACGCCGCCGCTCCGCGGGAGGCCCCCGACGAACGATGGGCCGTTCCGAGCATCTGGCCAGCCGGCCGACCCATCGTCGCCAGTGGACGGGTGATGCTCCCGACACAGGGCGGCCTCGTCGCCTACGACGTGACGTCGGGCGACGAGCAGTGGCGGTTCGGCTTCGGCGAGGACGGACCCGACCTCCGAACGCCGCCGATTGTCGTCGACGGCCTCGCTTACCTCGGGACACGGACGGGGCTGGTCGCTGTCAACGTCACCGACGGGACCGAGGCGTGGACGGTCGAGTTCGAAACGTCGGCCACCGCTCCGCCGGTAGTCGGCATCGACCGGGAGCGACTCGCGGTGGGAACCGATTTCGGCCTCGTGGGTCTCGATATGGACGGCGAGCAACTGTGGCGGCGCGAGACGTTCACCGAAGTCACCGCGCTGGCATCGTGGGGCGACGTCCTCTACGCCGGCACCTCGGGCGGCGAACTGTTCGCGTACGCGGGAATGGGCGACCCCAACGGCATGTGGCGCCGACAACTGGACGGACGCGTGGTGCAGGTGACCCTGCTCGACGGCGACGGCATCGTCGTCTCGGTGTTCGGCGGCCCGACGACCCGGCGGGACGACACCGCAGCAGGGGCGGAACGCTGGTCGCACGACACCGGCTCGCATGGGTTCGTCGTCGCGGGCGACACGTACGCGGTCGGTGGGGGACTCACCGCGGTACATACCCGGACCGGCGAACGGCGCTGGACGGTCGACGACCGCCTCCGTGCGCCGCCGGCGGGCGCGGGCGATACGGTCTATACCGGCGGCGACGGCTTCGTCGCCGGCTACGCGATGGGCGGCGGTACCGGCGTCGGCGAGTACCGAGTGAACACGGAACGCTGGCGACACGAGGTCGACGGCACCGTCACGACGGGATTGGCGGTCGCTGATGGAGCGGTGTTCGCGGCTGCCATGAACGACGACGGCGACGTGACGCTGTACGCCCTCGAGTAA
- a CDS encoding tRNA (N(6)-L-threonylcarbamoyladenosine(37)-C(2))-methylthiotransferase — MATYHIETYGCTSNRGESRQIERKLRDAGHYRVDGPEKADVAILNTCTVVEKTERNMLRRAEELEDETSDLIVTGCMALAQGEEFDGVDAQVLHWEDVPTAVTNGECPTTTPDAEPILDGVVGILPIARGCMSNCSYCITKFATGRVDSPPVEENVEKARALVHAGAKEIRITGQDTGVYGWDKGDRKLPELLDRICDIEGDFRVRLGMANPGGIHGIHDELADVFAENEKLYNFIHAPVQSGSDDVLEDMRRQHRVEKFEEIVDTFDDRLDHWTLSTDFIVGFPTEDPEDHEKSMELLADVRPEKINITRFSKRPGTDAADMKGLGGTIKKERSKEMTDLKMDVCREAHESMVGETHEALVVEDGTGDSVKCRDEAYRQVIVTNASEKDLEIGDFVEVEITTNENVYCFGEPV, encoded by the coding sequence ATGGCCACGTATCACATCGAGACGTACGGCTGTACGTCAAACCGGGGTGAGAGCCGTCAGATAGAGCGCAAGCTCCGCGACGCGGGCCACTACCGCGTCGACGGCCCCGAGAAAGCCGACGTGGCCATTCTCAACACCTGTACCGTCGTCGAGAAGACCGAACGCAACATGCTCCGGCGGGCCGAGGAGTTAGAGGACGAAACCTCGGACCTCATCGTCACCGGTTGTATGGCCCTCGCGCAGGGCGAGGAGTTCGACGGCGTCGACGCACAGGTCCTCCACTGGGAGGACGTCCCGACAGCCGTCACCAACGGCGAGTGTCCGACGACGACGCCCGACGCCGAGCCGATTCTCGATGGCGTCGTCGGCATCCTGCCCATCGCCCGCGGCTGTATGTCCAACTGCTCCTACTGCATCACGAAGTTCGCGACGGGACGAGTCGACTCCCCGCCCGTCGAGGAGAACGTCGAGAAGGCACGGGCGCTGGTTCACGCGGGCGCGAAGGAAATCCGAATCACGGGTCAGGACACCGGCGTCTACGGCTGGGACAAGGGCGACCGGAAACTCCCCGAGTTGCTCGACCGCATCTGTGATATCGAGGGCGATTTCCGGGTTCGTCTCGGGATGGCCAACCCCGGCGGTATCCACGGAATTCACGACGAACTCGCGGACGTCTTCGCCGAAAACGAGAAACTCTACAACTTCATCCACGCGCCGGTCCAGTCCGGAAGCGACGACGTCCTCGAAGACATGCGCCGCCAGCACCGCGTCGAGAAGTTCGAGGAAATCGTCGACACCTTCGACGACCGCCTCGACCACTGGACGCTGTCGACGGACTTCATCGTCGGCTTCCCCACCGAGGACCCCGAGGACCACGAGAAGTCCATGGAACTGCTCGCTGATGTCCGTCCCGAGAAAATCAACATCACGCGCTTCTCGAAGCGGCCCGGCACCGACGCCGCGGACATGAAGGGCCTCGGCGGGACCATCAAGAAGGAGCGGTCCAAGGAGATGACCGACCTGAAGATGGACGTCTGTCGGGAGGCCCACGAATCGATGGTCGGCGAAACCCACGAGGCACTGGTCGTCGAGGACGGGACCGGTGATTCGGTGAAGTGCCGTGACGAGGCCTACCGGCAGGTCATCGTCACGAACGCCTCGGAGAAGGACCTCGAAATCGGCGATTTCGTCGAGGTCGAAATCACGACCAACGAGAACGTCTACTGCTTCGGCGAACCGGTCTGA
- a CDS encoding cation diffusion facilitator family transporter — protein sequence MSDAALTEAGVESGTERRDFIRASVVNVLGNAVKIAVEAAAGLTFGSLALLADAAHSVADLVASIVVLVWGRSVYADPDETHPHGHQRVEPLAALFVGSVVVLLGLNFFYESVRGFVVGVDVRFSPILVGALLFAMADMYVLYRYTTWVNETVDSAALDALAVDCLNDIYTTIAALVGIAGVFLGYPLLDAGAGAVVSVLVIYQGFEISRENVTYLVGGAPSDAERRRVVEALRNHSAVEGVHDLVVFYDGTDLEVEAHVEVDGELTLVEAHDLETELMDRLRELDNVGDVHLHLDPAGIGEWKDAEESRE from the coding sequence ATGAGCGACGCGGCGCTGACCGAGGCGGGTGTCGAATCCGGCACCGAGCGGCGTGATTTCATCCGCGCCAGCGTCGTCAACGTCCTCGGTAACGCCGTCAAAATCGCGGTCGAAGCGGCCGCCGGCCTCACCTTCGGTTCGCTCGCGCTTTTGGCCGACGCCGCCCACTCCGTCGCCGACCTCGTCGCCAGCATCGTCGTGTTGGTGTGGGGTCGCAGCGTCTACGCCGACCCCGACGAAACCCACCCGCACGGCCACCAGCGCGTCGAACCACTGGCCGCGCTGTTCGTCGGTAGCGTCGTCGTCCTGCTCGGCCTGAACTTCTTTTATGAATCCGTCCGGGGGTTCGTCGTCGGCGTCGACGTGCGCTTCAGTCCGATACTGGTCGGCGCGCTCCTCTTTGCGATGGCCGATATGTACGTCCTCTACCGGTATACGACGTGGGTCAACGAGACGGTCGATTCCGCGGCGCTGGACGCGCTGGCCGTCGATTGTCTCAACGATATCTACACGACCATCGCCGCGCTGGTCGGCATCGCCGGCGTCTTCCTCGGCTATCCGCTCCTCGACGCCGGGGCCGGCGCGGTCGTCAGCGTCCTCGTCATTTATCAGGGGTTCGAAATCAGCCGCGAGAACGTCACGTATCTGGTCGGGGGCGCACCCTCCGACGCCGAACGGCGGCGCGTCGTCGAGGCGCTCCGGAACCACTCCGCGGTCGAGGGCGTCCACGACCTGGTGGTCTTCTACGACGGTACCGACCTCGAAGTCGAGGCCCACGTCGAGGTCGACGGCGAACTGACGCTCGTCGAGGCCCACGACCTCGAAACGGAACTGATGGACCGTCTCCGCGAACTGGACAACGTCGGCGACGTCCACCTGCATCTCGACCCGGCGGGTATCGGGGAGTGGAAAGACGCCGAAGAAAGCCGAGAATAG
- a CDS encoding HIT family protein, with protein sequence MDQLFAPWRIEWVERDDEEDEIEGCPFCVLPDRADAREARVVAESEHAFVLLNNYPYNPGHAMVIPREHTGEYTELDDEVLLDHARLKQRTIDAIESGLGADGVNAGLNLGNASGGSIDDHLHTHVVPRWHGDTNFMPVLSDTKVIVEAVDDTYETLHDAFAAQSDASVSDSDSVRFDF encoded by the coding sequence ATGGACCAGTTGTTCGCCCCGTGGCGAATCGAGTGGGTCGAGCGCGACGACGAAGAAGACGAAATCGAGGGCTGTCCCTTCTGTGTCCTCCCCGACAGAGCGGACGCCCGGGAGGCACGCGTCGTCGCCGAATCCGAACACGCCTTCGTCCTGTTGAACAACTACCCCTACAACCCCGGCCACGCGATGGTCATCCCCCGGGAACACACGGGCGAGTACACCGAATTGGACGACGAAGTGTTGCTTGACCACGCCCGACTCAAGCAGCGAACTATCGACGCTATCGAGTCGGGACTCGGTGCCGACGGTGTCAACGCCGGGCTGAATCTCGGCAACGCCTCCGGCGGCTCCATCGACGACCACCTCCACACCCACGTCGTTCCCCGCTGGCACGGCGATACCAATTTCATGCCGGTGCTCTCCGATACGAAGGTCATCGTCGAAGCCGTCGACGACACCTACGAGACGCTCCATGATGCGTTCGCTGCCCAATCCGACGCATCGGTTTCCGACAGTGACTCGGTCCGATTCGATTTTTAG
- the map gene encoding type II methionyl aminopeptidase, protein MTVDLSDEKFEKHREAGEILAQVREEAAERVEVGVSHLEIAEFAEDRIRELGGEPAFPVNISIDEEAAHATPEPGDDTTFGEEMVNLDIGVHVDGWLADTAVTVDLSGHTELAEAPAEALDAALDIVEPGVHTGEIGAEIEDVIDGYGYNPVVNLSGHGLGHWEQHTDPNIPNRGVKQGVELEVGDVVAIEPFATDGGGKVNEGADEEIFALEREASVRNRAARDALEQIVDEFKTLPFARRWLETQRAEMALRRLKQQNVVHGYPVLKEQDGYLVSQKEHTIIVTEDGCEVTTRLD, encoded by the coding sequence ATGACCGTGGACCTCTCCGACGAGAAGTTCGAGAAACATCGGGAAGCCGGCGAAATCCTCGCGCAGGTCCGCGAGGAGGCCGCCGAGCGGGTCGAAGTCGGCGTCAGCCACCTCGAAATCGCCGAGTTCGCCGAGGACCGCATCCGCGAACTCGGCGGCGAACCCGCCTTCCCCGTCAACATCAGCATCGACGAGGAGGCCGCCCACGCCACGCCGGAACCCGGCGACGACACCACCTTCGGCGAGGAGATGGTCAACCTCGACATCGGGGTCCACGTCGACGGCTGGCTGGCCGACACCGCCGTCACCGTCGACCTCTCGGGGCATACAGAACTGGCCGAAGCGCCCGCCGAGGCGCTGGATGCCGCTCTCGATATCGTCGAACCCGGCGTCCACACGGGCGAAATCGGCGCCGAAATCGAGGACGTCATCGACGGCTACGGTTACAACCCCGTCGTCAACCTCTCGGGGCACGGCCTCGGCCACTGGGAACAGCACACCGACCCGAACATCCCGAACCGCGGCGTCAAGCAGGGCGTCGAACTCGAAGTCGGCGACGTCGTCGCCATCGAACCGTTCGCCACCGACGGCGGTGGCAAGGTCAACGAGGGTGCCGACGAGGAGATTTTCGCGCTCGAACGCGAGGCCAGCGTCCGCAACCGCGCGGCCCGCGACGCGCTCGAACAGATCGTCGACGAGTTCAAGACGCTGCCCTTCGCTCGCCGGTGGCTCGAAACCCAGCGCGCGGAGATGGCGCTCCGGCGTCTCAAACAGCAGAACGTCGTCCACGGCTACCCCGTCCTCAAAGAACAGGACGGCTATCTCGTCAGCCAGAAGGAACACACCATCATCGTCACTGAAGACGGCTGTGAAGTGACGACGCGGCTCGATTAA